From Penicillium psychrofluorescens genome assembly, chromosome: 1, one genomic window encodes:
- a CDS encoding uncharacterized protein (ID:PFLUO_002114-T1.cds;~source:funannotate), whose translation MEYPLPSGVHAIPSELLDLRPDADIDFDLLHPPPVTDVKNVWFFWHSGYAHMHPYTQRSVRAWHRRFSKQGWTIRIMDRLPGSKGNVANFLDVTDPALFPRCFIDETITGTYALQHTSDLVRWPLLLQHGGVYADVGMMQIGDLDKLWNETIANPHSPYEVLCYSGGDTDKYSITNYFLGALPDNAFFARCQKLLLVLWGADGGKTSTDGMHASPLLRGIPLMGGEFTITEDDGSFLGPDEVSRLLTDYIIQGQAATAVMGLVDAQDSWDGPAYSVAHVYAIDFMEGSQLINDFTAWDGQRAFDLLSLSLPKDGEQESDEQRQAREIVEACLSRSFGFKLAHGLILRVNKVTLGSLWRDNPGVDIVLGTYAAWLRHGIVYWTQNSIPGSVKLPVLPPTKVGRLLEDTE comes from the coding sequence ATGGAATACCCCCTTCCCTCCGGGGTGCACGCCATCCCCTCGGAGCTACTCGACCTACGCCCCGATGCAGACATCGACTTTGATCTGCTGCATCCCCCGCCAGTCACAGACGTCAAGAATGTTTGGTTCTTCTGGCACTCAGGCTACGCGCACATGCATCCGTACACACAGCGCAGTGTACGCGCATGGCACCGCCGGTTCTCTAAGCAAGGTTGGACGATTCGCATCATGGACCGACTACCCGGGTCGAAAGGCAACGTCGCGAATTTCCTAGATGTCACTGATCCAGCGCTTTTCCCACGCTGTTTTATCGATGAGACCATTACCGGCACCTACGCACTACAGCATACTTCAGACCTTGTGCGCTGgccgctgctcctgcagcatGGCGGCGTCTACGCAGACGTGGGGATGATGCAGATTGGCGACCTGGATAAACTATGGAATGAGACCATTGCCAATCCGCACTCCCCCTATGAGGTCCTCTGCTATAGCGGCGGGGATACCGACAAATACAGCATAACCAACTACTTCCTCGGCGCGCTGCCGGATAACGCGTTCTTCGCACGCTGCCAGAAGCTACTCCTCGTGCTTTGGGGAGCCGATGGCGGCAAAACGAGCACCGATGGAATGCATGCCAGCCCACTGCTGCGCGGCATACCCCTGATGGGCGGCGAGttcaccatcaccgaggacgatggaAGCTTTCTCGGGCCCGACGAGGTGAGCCGCCTGCTGACGGACTACATCATCCAGGGCCAGGCGGCCACGGCAGTAATGGGACTGGTTGATGCCCAGGATAGCTGGGACGGACCAGCGTATAGTGTGGCACACGTGTACGCCATCGACTTCATGGAAGGATCGCAGCTCATCAACGACTTCACGGCGTGGGATGGACAGAGGGCATTTGACCTCCTGTCGTTATCTCTGCCCAAAGATGGGGAGCAAGAATCTGATGAACAAAGACAAGCCCGCGAGATCGTTGAGGCCTGTCTGTCGCGCAGCTTCGGGTTCAAGCTCGCACATGGCCTCATTCTGCGCGTCAACAAGGTTACTCTCGGCTCGCTGTGGCGGGACAACCCGGGCGTTGATATTGTGCTGGGTACCTACGCAGCCTGGCTGCGACATGGAATTGTCTACTGGACTCAAAATTCAATACCGGGATCAGTGAAGCTTCCGGTGCTCCCCCCTACAAAGGTTGGGCGGTTACTTGAGGATACAGAATAG
- a CDS encoding uncharacterized protein (ID:PFLUO_002116-T1.cds;~source:funannotate): MKLILSTSNIMKGGRPSVIRQPPTQKSNIELINSLHSNFLASQQPDTNGESNTNGSTNGSHPPPSTAWTLQGDDALYIPAIDFSQPGLAEERDQYDITVKLFYLPGIPVSRRCAHTREAIDLVLKELHVESIDLLIVSFPGILFDADDDSEEEESSSDQEADDFDSMVQTWRVLESLQEKGMIAQLGVAEFGSERLTRFLPHTKVKPSVDQINLKDCCVVPKSLILYAKQEHIQLLTHNDCNDILPVGTTRELLGPADKGAGILASSPDEKDGIQGDVEPQWVVKYTAVVKDRGVVENKGYFALADVGTCVKGRS, translated from the exons ATGAAGTTGATCCTGTCCACCTC CAATATCATGAAAGGCGGCCGTCCGTCCGTCATCCGCCAGCCACCCACCCAGAAATCCAACATCGAGTTGATCAACTCGCTGCACTCCAACTTCCTTGCCTCGCAACAGCCCGACACGAACGGTGAATCAAATACAAACGGCAGCACCAACGGATCCCATCCCCCGCCCTCCACCGCCTGGACCCTCCAGGGCGACGACGCCCTCTACATCCCCGCGATCGATTTCTCGCAGCCCggcctggcggaggagcgtGACCAGTACGACATTACGGTGAAACTGTTCTATCTACCGGGCATACCTGTGTCAAGACGCTGCGCGCATACAAGGGAGGCGATTGATTTGGTATTGAAGGAACTACATGTGGAATCGATTGATCTGCTTATCGTGTCGTTCCCCGGCATCTTGTtcgatgccgatgatgacagcgaggaagaggagagcAGTTCCGATCAAGAGGCCGATGACTTTGACAGCATGGTGCAGACATGGCGGGTCCTGGAGTCGCtgcaggagaagggcatgaTTGCGCAGCTGGGCGTGGCGGAGTTTGGCAGTGAGCGGCTAACACGGTTCCTGCCTCATACCAAGGTCAAGCCCTCGGTCGACCAGATCAATCTCAAGGACTGCTGCGTGGTGCCCAAGTCACTGATCCTGTATGCCAAGCAGGAGCACATCCAGCTGTTGACTCATAACGACTGCAATGATATCCTCCCCGTCGGGACCACCCGCGAGCTCCTGGGGCCTGCCGACAAAGGTGCCGGCATTCTGGCCTCTTCGCCGGATGAAAAAGACGGCATCCAGGGCGACGTCGAGCCGCAGTGGGTCGTCAAGT
- a CDS encoding uncharacterized protein (ID:PFLUO_002113-T1.cds;~source:funannotate) codes for MQRYDTYIQGQEWTFVWSGSIITVQSLLWLMTKWNININALFTTIKAKSIDSAKLIKVIPVTNAGTAEICPLIRDNTAGKKTISFLFQKRRFLFYPDRRSFAPLSYVLDAEPKPALSHFQESQGLATKADIERVQHHYGDNTFDIPVPSFIELFQEHAVAPFFVFQIFCVGLWMLDEYWYYSLFTLFMLVAFESTVVWQRQRTLNEFRGMSIKPYDVWVYRNRKWQEITSDKLLPGDLMSVNRTKEDSGVACDILLVEGSVIVNEAMLSGESTPLLKDSVQLRPSTDLIEPDGLDKNSFVHGGTKVLQVTHPNANGEETAKNMATGITMPPDNGALGVVVKTGFETSQGSLVRTMIYSTERVSANNVEALLFILFLLIFAIAASWYVWQEGVSKDRKRSKLLLDCVLIVTSVVPPELPMELSLAVNTSLAALSKFAIFCTEPFRIPFAGRVDVACFDKTGTLTGEDLVVDGIAGLTLGQAGAAVQQDGAHTELAKATAVGPDTTLVLASAHALVKLDEGEVVGDPMEKATLQWLGWTLGKKDILTSKGVAPTVGSRPVESVQIKRRFQFSSALKRQSTIATVTSTDRKTSKKSKATFVGVKGAPETILGMLVNTPPHYEETYKHFTRNGARVLALAYKYLSTESELSQGRINDYTRENIESGLAFAGFLVLQCPLKDDAINSVRMLNESSHRVVMITGDNPLTAVHVARQVEIVDREVVILDAPEHDNSGTKLVWRTIDDKLNTPVDPTQSLDPQILNNKDICITGYALAKFKGQKALPDLLRHTWVYARVSPKQKEDILLGLKDAGYTTLMCGDGTNDVGALKQAHIGVALLNGSPDDLVKIADHYRTTKMKELYEKQCSMMQRFNQPAPPVPVQIAHLYPPGPSNPHYEKAIEREAQKKGTAIAPNAEQIPTITSPGAQALQQSSSAMTPQQQRHQQASAAAAGLADKLTSSMLEQELDESEPPTIKLGDASVAAPFTSKLANVIAIPNIIRQGRCTLVATIQMYKILALNCLISAYSLSVIYLDGIKFGDGQVTISGMMMSVCFLSISRAKSVEGLSKERPQPNIFNVYIIGSVLGQFAIHIATLIYLSNYVYSIEPRQSDVDLEGEFEPSLLNSAIYLLQLIQQISTFSINYQGRPFRESIRENKAMYWGLVAASGVAFSCATEFIPEINQKLRLVPFSNEFKLTLTVLMIFDYGGCWIIENVLKNLFSDFRPKDIAVRRPDQLKREADRKAQEQLEAEAKQESQRKV; via the exons ATCCGTGACAACACCGCTGGAAAGAAGACCATTTCGTTCCTGTTCCAGAAGCGCCGATTTCTCTTCTACCCTGATCGCCGCTCTTTCGCGCCCTTGTCCTATGTCCTCGATGCAGAACCTAAGCCCGCCCTCAGCCATTTCCAGGAGAGCCAGGGCTTGGCAACCAAAGCCGACATTGAACGCGTGCAGCACCACTATGGAGACAACACTTTTGACATCCCGGTCCCCTCGTTTATCGAGCTCTTCCAGGAGCATGCCGTGGCGCCATTCTTCGTTTTCCAGATATTCTGTGTTGGACTTTGGATGCTGGACGAATACTGGTATTACTCGTTGTTCACACTATTTATGCTGGTGGCTTTCGAAAGTACGGTGGTTTGGCAGCGCCAGAGGACTCTGAATGAGTTCCGTGGAATGAGCATCAAGCCGTACGATGTTTGGGTGTACCGCAATCGCAAATGGCAAGAAATCACCAGTGACAAGCTTCTCCCCGGCGATCTGATGTCTGTCAATCGCACCAAAGAGGACAGTGGCGTGGCTTGTGACATTCTTCTGGTCGAGGGCAGCGTGATCGTGAACGAGGCCATGCTTTCTGGCGAGAGTACCCCTCTCCTGAAAGACTCGGTCCAGCTTCGGCCCAGCACTGACTTGATTGAACCCGATGGGTTGGACAAGAACTCGTTTGTCCACGGAGGAACCAAGGTCCTGCAGGTCACCCACCCGAACGCGAACGGAGAAGAAACTGCCAAGAACATGGCCACTGGTATAACCATGCCCCCGGACAATGGTGCTCTGGGAGTGGTTGTCAAGACTGGCTTTGAAACCAGCCAAGGCAGTCTCGTGCGCACCATGATCTATTCCACCGAACGTGTGTCCGCCAACAACGTCGAAGCCCTGCTgttcatcctcttccttctgaTTTTCGCGATCGCCGCTTCGTGGTACGTGTGGCAAGAGGGTGTGTCGAAGGACCGCAAGCGATCGAAGCTGTTGTTGGATTGTGTTCTCATTGTCACGAGCGTTGTTCCCCCGGAGCTTCCCATGGAACTGAGTCTGGCGGTCAACACCAGTCTGGCAGCCCTGAGCAAAtttgccatcttctgcacTGAACCATTCCGTATCCCCTTCGCTGGCCGTGTGGACGTTGCGTGCTTTGATAAGACCGGTACTCTGACCGGCGAGGACCTCGTTGTGGACGGCATCGCAGGCTTGACTTTGGGTCAAGCCGGTGCGGCTGTGCAACAAGATGGTGCGCATACCGAACTGGCCAAGGCAACAGCCGTTGGTCCTGACACGACTCTTGTGCTAGCTAGTGCCCACGCCCTCGTGAAATTAGATGAGGGTGAGGTTGTTGGTGACcccatggagaaggccaCCTTGCAGTGGCTTGGCTGGACTTTGGGCAAGAAGGACATCCTTACCTCCAAGGGTGTTGCCCCGACTGTCGGTTCGCGTCCTGTTGAGTCTGTTCAGATCAAGCGCCGCTTTCAGTTTTCTTCTGCCCTCAAACGCCAAAGCACCATCGCTACCGTTACCTCAACTGATCGCAAGACCTCCAAGAAAAGCAAGGCAACTTTCGTTGGCGTCAAGGGTGCTCCCGAAACCATTCTGGGCATGTTGGTCAACACGCCGCCTCACTACGAAGAAACTTATAAGCACTTTACTCGCAACGGCGCTCGTGTTCTCGCCCTGGCGTACAAGTATCTCTCTACGGAATCCGAACTGTCTCAAGGTCGCATCAACGATTATACTCGAGAGAATATCGAGTCGGGCCTGGCCTTTGCCGGTTTCCTTGTTCTGCAATGCCCTCTGAAGGATGACGCCATTAACTCCGTTCGCATGCTGAATGAGAGCAGTCATCGTGTTGTTATGATTACTGGTGATAACCCGCTGACTGCTGTGCACGTCGCCCGTCAAGTCGAAATTGTGGATCGGGAGGTGGTCATCTTGGATGCTCCCGAACACGACAATTCAGGAACCAAGCTGGTCTGGCGCACTATCGATGACAAGCTCAACACCCCCGTGGATCCCACTCAGTCTCTGGACCCGCAGATCTTGAACAATAAGGATATCTGTATCACTGGATATGCCCTCGCAAAATTCAAGGGGCAGAAGGCTCTCCCGGATCTGCTTCGCCATACCTGGGTCTATGCCCGCGTATCCCCCAAGCAGAAGGAAGATATTCTCCTCGGACTGAAGGATGCTGGCTACACCACTCTGATGTGTGGCGACGGTACGAACGACGTTGGTGCCTTGAAACAGGCTCATATCGGTGTTGCTCTTCTGAATGGCTCGcccgatgacctggtcaagatcGCCGATCACTACCGGACCACCAAAATGAAGGAGCTCTACGAGAAGCAGTGTAGCATGATGCAACGATTCAACCAGCCTGCGCCTCCCGTGCCTGTTCAGATCGCTCATCTCTACCCGCCTGGCCCCAGCAACCCGCACTacgagaaggccattgaAAGAGAGGCGCAGAAGAAGGGAACCGCCATTGCTCCCAACGCCGAGCAGATCCCGACTATCACCTCTCCTGGCGCTCAGGCCTTACAGCAgtcttcctcggccatgactcCTCAACAGCAGAGACATCAACAGGCTTctgcggctgcagctggtcTTGCGGACAAgctcacctcgtccatgttggagcaggagctggacgaaaGCGAGCCCCCCACCATCAAGCTGGGCGACGCGTCTGTGGCTGCCCCCTTCACGAGCAAGCTGGCCAACGTTATTGCTATCCCGAACATTATCCGTCAAGGTCGTTGCACTCTGGTGGCTACGATCCAGATGTACAAGATTCTGGCGCTGAACTGTCTTATCAGTGCGTACAGTCTTAGTGTTATCTACTTGGATGGAATCAAGTTTGGCGACGGTCAGGTTACCATCAGCGGTATGATGATGAGTGTGTgtttcttgtccatctctCGCGCAAAG TCTGTCGAGGGACTCTCCAAGGAACGCCCGCAGCCAAACATCTTCAACGTGTACATTATCGGATCCGTTCTTGGACAATTTGCGATCCACATTGCGACTCTGATCTATCTGTCAAACTACGTCTATTCCATTGAGCC AAGACAAAGCGACGTCGACCTCGAGGGCGAGTTCGAGCCATCCCTGCTCAACAGCGCGATCTACCTGCTCCAGCTGATCCAGCAAATCTCCACTTTCTCAATCAACTACCAGGGCCGTCCCTTCCGCGAGTCCATTCGCGAGAACAAGGCCATGTACTGGGGCCTCGTCGCTGCGTCGGGTGTGGCATTCTCCTGTGCGACGGAGTTCATCCCCGAGATCAACCAGAAGCTGCGCCTGGTCCCCTTCAGCAATGAGTTCAAGCTCACCCTAACCGTGCTGATGATCTTCGATTACGGTGGCTGCTGGATAATCGAGAACGTCCTCAAGAACCTCTTCAGTGACTTCCGTCCCAAGGATATCGCTGTCCGCCGTCCTGACCAGCTGAAGCGCGAGGCTGATCGCAAGGCGcaggagcagctcgaggcTGAGGCGAAGCAGGAGTCGCAGCGGAAGGTTTAG
- a CDS encoding uncharacterized protein (ID:PFLUO_002115-T1.cds;~source:funannotate), producing MVPQSSTEKPTLEALKVGFRHVDSAIMYRNEKACGKAIEKSGIDRSEIFFTTKIPPGSMGYEQTKKAIDGSLRDAEQKYFDLILIHAPYGGKEARLGSWRALVEAQKAGKTKSIGVSNYGIHHLEELESYIQSGGGSQIDVGQYELHPWLDRSEITAWLLQRNIVVEAYSPLAHGTRFGEDVLHHIGKKHGKSPAQVLVRWSLQMGFVPLPKSVTAQRIRENADVFDFELDAQDMKNLDTGEYSPTDWDPTVDED from the exons ATGGT TCCTCAATCTTCAACGGAGAAACCTACTCTCGAAGCATTGAAAGTTGGATTCCGCCAT GTCGACTCCGCAATCATGTACCGCAATGAAAAAGCATGCggcaaggccatcgagaaaTCAGGAATCGATCGCTCCGAGATCTTCTTCACAACCAAGATTCCTCCTGGGTCTATGGGGTATGAGCAGACTAAGAAGGCTATTGACGGGAGTCTTCGTGATGCGGAACAGAAATACTTCGATCT AATCCTCATCCACGCACCCTAcggcggcaaagaagcccGTCTAGGCTCGTGGCGCGCACTGGTCGAAGCCCAGAAAGCAGGCAAGACCAAATCCATCGGCGTCTCCAACTACggcatccaccacctcgaAGAACTAGAATCCTACATCCAAtccggcggcggcagccaAATCGATGTCGGCCAGTACGAGCTGCACCCGTGGCTCGACCGCTCGGAAATCACGGCGTGGCTGCTGCAGCGCAATATCGTGGTCGAGGCGTACTCGCCTCTTGCGCATGGAACGCGGTTTGGTGAGGACGTGCTGCACCATATCGGGAAGAAGCATGGAAAGTCGCCGGCGCAGGTCCTTGTTCGATGGAGTTTGCAGATG GGATTCGTGCCGCTGCCCAAATCGGTGACCGCGCAGCGCATCCGGGAGAACGCGGACGTGTTCGATTTCGAGCTGGACGCACAGGATATGAAGAATTTGGATACGGGGGAGTATTCGCCAACAGACTGGGATCCGACGGTAGATGAGGATTAG